Below is a genomic region from Ketogulonicigenium vulgare WSH-001.
GGCGTCAGCCTGCTGTATCCCGATTACAGGCGTGGATTGCAGGCCCTGTTGGGCGCGGGCGAATAACAAGATCCGTCATAAAAGCTTCGCAGTCAGATCGTAGATGCGGCGGAAAGAAGCCGCTTTGCGATCACAATGTTTCAATCGAACCACCCCGTCCAAACGCCTGCCGTCGCCACGCGTGACTTGCGGCTGACCTATGGCGATACCCAAATCCTGCGCGGCATTGATCTGGCGCTGAACCCCGGCGAAACGCTTGCGCTGCTGGGGCCCTCGGGCTGCGGCAAGACCACGCTGCTGCGTCTGGTCGCTGGCCTGCTGGCGCCCACGGCGGGCGAGGTGCATATCGACGGCCAAGTGATGGCCAGCGACAGCGTTTTCCTGCCGCCCGAGCGGCGCGGCCTGGGCATGGTGTTTCAGGATTACGCCCTTTGGCCGCATATGAGCGTTGCCGAAAACGTCGCTTTCCCCCTCGAGATGCGCAAAATCCCCCGCGCTGATCGCACGGCCCGCGTGACCGAGGCGCTGGAGCGTGTCGGCCTTGGCGCGATGGCGGATCGCTCGCCCGCAGCTTTGTCCGGCGGCCAGCAGCAGCGCGTCGCCATCGCCCGCGCTATCGTGGCCGAGCCGCATATCGTGCTGTTTGACGAGCCGCTATCGAACCTCGACCGCGAGCTGCGCGAGGTGATGGTGGCCGAGCTGGGGGCCTTGATCCGCGGCCTTGGCCTGACCGCAATCTATGTCACCCATGACCAGTCCGAGGCGCTGACCCTTGCCGATCAGGTCGCGGTGATGGAGGCGGGCATGATTGCCCAGCTTGCCCCTCCCGATCAGTTGATCGAATCCCCCGCCAGCGCGAAAGTCGCGGAATTTCTACGCCTTGGCACGGTCATCGACATGCAGCGCAGCGGTGTAGGTTGGGCATCTGGTGGGCGCCGCTTTGCGCTGGCTGGCCCCGATAGCGCCGCCGCGCGCCTGCTGATCACCGCGCGCGCTTTGCGTGTTGTCGGGCTGGATGCGGCCGATCTGACCGGCACGGTGACGGGCGTTCAATACCGTGACACCGCCTATGCGGTCGCGGTTGCGCTGGATGGCGGCACCGCGCCGCAAACCGTTTCGCTTTCAAGCAATATCCGCATGCGTCCGGGGGATCGCATCGGATTGGAGATCATCTCCGACCGCCTGCGCTGGTTCCCAGCGGGCGATAGCTCCCTAACCCTCGTCTAAGGACTAGATCCATGATGACCACATTTGTGCGCGCCAGCACTGCCGCCGCTGCGATCTTTGCCGCGCAAGCCGCAATTGCCGATGTCACCGTCTATACCGCTGGCCCCGCCGCGCTGATCGAACAGCTGGCCGAGGGGTTCAAGGCCGAGACCGGCATCAATATCGAATTCTTTCAGGCGACCACCGGCCAAGTCATGGCCCGGATCGAGGCCGAGGCCGCAAATCCCGTCGTTGATGTGCTGATCTCGGCGTCGTGGGATACGGCAACCGACTTTACCGAACGCGGCTGGCTGCTGCCCTATACCAGCCCGAACGCCGCCAGCGTGCCGGACTTTCTGAAAACCGACACCGCTGTCGCACAGGGCGTCTCGGCGCTTGCCATCGCGTGGAACCCCAATTCCGGCACGCCGCGCCCGACCGAGTGGTCGGACCTGACCGGCGCTGATTTCAACAACCTCGTGACGCTGCCCGATCCCGCCCAATCGGGCGCGACGTTCGAGCTGGTCGCCGCACTGGCCAGCAGCCAAGGCTGGGATCTGTTCAACGGTCTTGCAGCCAATGACGCCATCGTTGCCGGCGCCAATGCCGAGGCGTTGAACCCCGTCCTGCAAGGCGCAAAAGCGGCTGTGTTCGGTGCAGTGGACTACATCTCGCTGAACGGTCAGGC
It encodes:
- a CDS encoding ABC transporter ATP-binding protein, producing MFQSNHPVQTPAVATRDLRLTYGDTQILRGIDLALNPGETLALLGPSGCGKTTLLRLVAGLLAPTAGEVHIDGQVMASDSVFLPPERRGLGMVFQDYALWPHMSVAENVAFPLEMRKIPRADRTARVTEALERVGLGAMADRSPAALSGGQQQRVAIARAIVAEPHIVLFDEPLSNLDRELREVMVAELGALIRGLGLTAIYVTHDQSEALTLADQVAVMEAGMIAQLAPPDQLIESPASAKVAEFLRLGTVIDMQRSGVGWASGGRRFALAGPDSAAARLLITARALRVVGLDAADLTGTVTGVQYRDTAYAVAVALDGGTAPQTVSLSSNIRMRPGDRIGLEIISDRLRWFPAGDSSLTLV
- a CDS encoding ABC transporter substrate-binding protein — its product is MMTTFVRASTAAAAIFAAQAAIADVTVYTAGPAALIEQLAEGFKAETGINIEFFQATTGQVMARIEAEAANPVVDVLISASWDTATDFTERGWLLPYTSPNAASVPDFLKTDTAVAQGVSALAIAWNPNSGTPRPTEWSDLTGADFNNLVTLPDPAQSGATFELVAALASSQGWDLFNGLAANDAIVAGANAEALNPVLQGAKAAVFGAVDYISLNGQAKGESIEVIFPASGTVIAPRPVMIMEWSQNQDDAKAFVDYILSDAGQAIVAGQNLMPARSDVAANRPLIADLTILPIDAAAVYASRGETLATFAETFAQ